A region from the Pseudomonas sp. Teo4 genome encodes:
- the ilvN gene encoding acetolactate synthase small subunit produces MRHIISLLLENEPGALSRVVGLFSQRNYNIESLTVAPTEDPTLSRLTLTTVGHDEVIEQITKNLNKLVEVVKLVDLSESAHIERELMLVKVKATGAQRAEIKRTTDIFRGQIVDVSASVYTVQLSGTSDKLDSFIQAIGTASILETVRSGVTGIARGDKVLSI; encoded by the coding sequence ATGCGGCACATCATCTCCCTGCTGCTGGAAAACGAACCAGGTGCGTTGTCCCGCGTGGTCGGCCTGTTCTCCCAGCGCAACTACAACATTGAAAGCCTGACCGTGGCGCCGACCGAAGACCCGACCCTGTCGCGTCTGACGCTGACCACCGTTGGCCACGACGAAGTGATCGAACAGATCACCAAGAACCTGAACAAGCTGGTCGAAGTGGTAAAACTGGTCGACCTGTCGGAAAGTGCTCACATCGAGCGCGAACTGATGTTGGTCAAGGTCAAGGCCACCGGTGCCCAGCGCGCCGAGATCAAGCGCACCACGGACATCTTCCGTGGCCAGATCGTCGATGTCTCCGCCAGCGTGTACACCGTGCAACTGAGCGGCACCAGCGACAAACTGGACAGCTTCATCCAGGCGATCGGCACTGCATCGATTCTCGAAACCGTGCGCAGCGGCGTTACCGGCATTGCCCGTGGCGACAAAGTGCTCAGCATCTAA